The following proteins come from a genomic window of Chryseobacterium glaciei:
- the porU gene encoding type IX secretion system sortase PorU, with protein MKQKITLLFLLSFVSAIWAQKTAIDWDGAKIQDFGETKLNLPNFKNEGFSYGQNNVFITTKQKIGEKQLKISNLVWEGISNRELFELNKDLLPNYEVTDITYYNLEGERYATLNVSLFKNVKGRVQRLSSFDVSETSLSNNFGNAAKVGTTNNPLSTGGFYKIKVDKSGIFKITRQFLQDNGINPSSVNPKNLRVYGNGGIMLPEHNQDVKYSALQENAIQVVGEDDNVWNDNDYALFYAQGPTGYNLYDTGNGNGFKRVETRNDRANHLKNIYDDFSYYYITFDKGVGKRVQAVDANLPATALITRYDNYQVIDNDQKNLLKVGRIWVEDAPFTTEKTITLNTNSPIQGSDIIRYGTRAVGYKAQQDVLTISINNQNPIPFNVPTNSSNYIYDFSPIKYEGTITGLTGNQITFKYTPNITFNPNGTFYMDYVEVQYKENLSFNGSQMSFRDFSLASGTNTGYGFSIANTSAMEQVWDVTDITNANRRVNKATGNANFNFGYITGNQDFNNEFVAFRADAAFTPQFVERIANQDLSALQNIDYLILTTPEMMGQAQRLANYHQTKSNFAVQIVDINKIYNEFGSGSRDLTAIRDFVTKLNTPAGKLKYVFILGDTSYDYKNRIPNNSNVVSSYESEASGDFVNSFVTDDYIVMTQPQTAQFITSNLPDLPIGRIPAANTTEASNMMDKVLAYYNSLPSQSTPFGEWRMKLDFVVDDDHDENSSATPIPFHTTMNNALVSVFEQTGPTLKEYNVRKLYLDAFQAQSTAGGQRYPQVNQAISNDIGNSLYLFYFGHGGINGWAQERVLTTDEIQNSNNFSNIYSRFPFVSTITCEFTLWDDPEIFSAGEQFIKLKQGGVSTMITSSRAVGIGYGIAFTDTYTKQIFKMVGDDFISLGNAHLNAKKLSGADSNHLKVNLLGDPAMKLSRPQRLLIIDNIETPVPGLIRGLDFVKVKGHINNLNGTINTGFNGRVVINIFDKRLNKKTLNNDGNLTVLNYTEEGSAIVKASGTAVNGVFTVEFYVPKDINYAIGEGRILAYADNKATDVFNNQAVQVGDINPNGINDSEPPKVKLYMNNTNFANGGITNQSPMLLACVTDDTGINSTGSGIGHDITVYLDGQIINTVVLNDFYASGEGNGCLSPSLADYQKGNVTYPFRNLAIGQHQLTFKVWDINNNSTTSTLDFEVKDEADQHLVINRPLNWPNPFTNKTYIQFEHNCDDILDVNVQIYTITGKLVRTLSTPVVAEPFLQGFRTPRQAIEWDGRDDFGSTVAKGTYIFKIFAKSQNQEKCKGSATAVEKMVLLK; from the coding sequence ATGAAACAAAAAATCACGCTTTTATTCCTATTAAGCTTTGTATCAGCGATTTGGGCTCAAAAAACGGCCATCGATTGGGATGGAGCCAAAATTCAAGATTTCGGTGAAACAAAACTGAATCTCCCCAACTTTAAAAATGAGGGTTTTTCGTATGGCCAAAATAATGTTTTTATCACTACCAAACAAAAAATTGGAGAAAAGCAGCTGAAAATTTCTAATCTGGTTTGGGAAGGTATTTCCAACAGAGAGTTATTTGAATTAAATAAAGACTTATTGCCAAACTACGAAGTTACAGATATTACTTACTATAATCTGGAAGGTGAAAGATACGCAACCCTAAACGTTTCTTTATTTAAAAATGTAAAAGGACGTGTTCAAAGACTTTCATCATTTGATGTTTCTGAAACATCTTTATCTAATAATTTTGGAAATGCAGCTAAAGTCGGAACAACAAACAACCCTCTTTCAACTGGTGGTTTTTATAAAATAAAAGTTGACAAGTCAGGAATTTTTAAAATTACAAGACAGTTTTTACAAGATAATGGAATTAACCCTTCTTCAGTAAATCCTAAAAATTTAAGAGTTTACGGTAACGGTGGAATTATGCTTCCTGAACACAATCAGGATGTAAAATACAGTGCTTTGCAAGAAAACGCTATACAGGTTGTAGGTGAAGATGACAATGTGTGGAATGACAATGATTATGCTTTATTTTACGCGCAAGGACCTACTGGTTACAATCTTTATGACACCGGAAATGGTAACGGTTTCAAGAGAGTAGAAACAAGAAATGACAGAGCAAATCATCTTAAAAACATTTATGATGATTTTTCATATTATTATATAACTTTCGATAAGGGAGTAGGAAAAAGAGTGCAGGCTGTAGATGCCAATTTACCTGCAACAGCTTTAATTACGAGATACGATAACTATCAAGTGATCGATAATGATCAAAAAAACTTACTAAAAGTTGGAAGAATATGGGTAGAAGACGCTCCGTTTACTACAGAAAAAACGATTACGCTTAATACGAACTCACCTATCCAAGGCTCAGATATTATTAGATACGGAACCAGAGCAGTTGGTTATAAAGCTCAACAAGATGTTCTTACAATCAGTATTAATAATCAAAATCCGATTCCGTTTAACGTACCTACCAATTCATCCAATTATATTTATGATTTTAGTCCTATAAAATATGAAGGAACAATAACAGGTTTAACGGGAAATCAGATTACTTTTAAGTATACTCCAAATATTACATTTAATCCTAACGGGACTTTCTATATGGATTATGTGGAAGTACAGTACAAAGAAAACCTAAGTTTTAATGGTTCACAAATGAGCTTCAGAGATTTTTCTCTTGCCAGTGGCACCAATACAGGTTATGGTTTCAGTATTGCAAACACCTCTGCAATGGAGCAGGTATGGGATGTTACAGATATCACTAATGCTAACAGAAGAGTAAATAAAGCAACAGGAAATGCTAATTTCAACTTTGGATATATTACGGGAAACCAAGATTTTAATAATGAATTTGTAGCTTTTAGAGCAGATGCAGCTTTTACCCCTCAGTTTGTTGAAAGAATTGCCAATCAGGATCTTTCAGCGTTGCAAAATATAGATTATCTGATTCTTACGACTCCGGAAATGATGGGTCAAGCTCAAAGATTAGCCAATTATCACCAGACAAAAAGCAACTTCGCTGTTCAGATAGTGGACATTAATAAAATCTACAACGAATTCGGAAGCGGAAGCAGAGATCTTACAGCAATCAGAGATTTTGTAACCAAATTAAATACCCCAGCTGGAAAATTAAAATATGTATTTATACTAGGAGATACATCTTATGATTATAAAAACAGAATCCCAAATAACTCAAATGTTGTTTCAAGTTATGAAAGTGAAGCATCCGGAGATTTTGTAAACTCTTTTGTAACGGATGACTATATTGTAATGACACAGCCTCAGACGGCTCAATTCATCACAAGTAATCTTCCCGATCTACCGATTGGAAGAATTCCTGCCGCAAACACGACAGAGGCATCTAATATGATGGATAAGGTTTTGGCTTATTACAACAGCCTTCCTAGCCAGTCAACTCCTTTTGGAGAATGGCGTATGAAACTTGATTTCGTTGTAGATGATGATCACGATGAAAATAGTAGTGCTACTCCAATACCATTCCATACTACAATGAATAATGCTTTGGTAAGTGTTTTCGAACAGACAGGTCCTACTCTTAAAGAATACAACGTAAGAAAACTATATCTTGACGCATTTCAGGCTCAAAGTACAGCAGGAGGACAAAGATATCCACAGGTAAATCAGGCTATTTCTAATGATATCGGGAACAGTTTATATCTTTTCTATTTCGGACATGGAGGTATCAATGGATGGGCTCAGGAAAGAGTATTAACGACAGATGAAATTCAGAACTCAAATAATTTCTCTAATATTTATAGTAGATTTCCATTTGTATCAACAATAACATGTGAATTTACATTATGGGATGATCCTGAGATATTCTCTGCAGGTGAGCAGTTTATTAAATTAAAACAAGGAGGGGTTTCTACAATGATCACTTCCAGCCGTGCGGTAGGTATTGGTTATGGTATTGCATTTACTGATACTTATACGAAACAAATTTTCAAAATGGTAGGTGATGATTTTATTTCTTTAGGAAATGCTCATTTAAATGCCAAGAAATTAAGCGGAGCAGACTCCAATCACTTAAAAGTAAATCTACTTGGTGATCCTGCAATGAAATTAAGCAGACCTCAACGTTTATTAATAATTGATAATATCGAAACTCCGGTTCCGGGATTGATCAGAGGTCTTGATTTTGTAAAAGTTAAAGGACACATTAATAATCTAAACGGAACAATTAACACAGGCTTCAACGGAAGAGTTGTTATTAACATTTTCGATAAAAGATTAAACAAAAAAACATTAAATAACGATGGAAATCTTACCGTTCTTAATTATACAGAAGAAGGAAGTGCCATCGTAAAAGCATCAGGAACAGCTGTAAATGGAGTGTTTACTGTAGAATTCTACGTTCCGAAAGATATTAATTACGCCATCGGAGAAGGAAGGATCTTAGCTTATGCGGATAACAAAGCGACAGATGTATTCAACAATCAGGCGGTACAGGTCGGTGATATCAACCCTAATGGAATTAATGACAGCGAACCGCCAAAAGTAAAATTATACATGAACAACACCAACTTCGCTAACGGAGGTATCACCAACCAAAGCCCAATGTTGTTAGCATGCGTTACAGATGATACAGGAATAAACTCTACAGGATCTGGTATCGGTCACGATATTACAGTATATTTGGACGGTCAAATTATCAATACAGTTGTTCTGAATGATTTTTATGCTTCAGGAGAAGGAAACGGATGTTTGAGCCCAAGTTTAGCAGATTACCAAAAAGGGAATGTAACCTACCCTTTCAGGAATTTAGCGATTGGTCAACACCAATTAACATTTAAAGTTTGGGATATAAACAATAATTCGACAACCTCTACGTTAGACTTTGAAGTTAAGGATGAAGCAGACCAACACTTGGTGATTAACAGACCATTGAACTGGCCAAACCCATTTACAAACAAAACCTACATTCAGTTTGAGCATAATTGTGATGATATTTTGGATGTAAATGTTCAGATTTATACAATTACAGGAAAATTAGTAAGAACTTTATCTACACCTGTTGTTGCAGAACCGTTCCTACAGGGCTTTAGAACGCCACGTCAGGCAATAGAATGGGACGGAAGAGACGATTTTGGGTCAACAGTAGCAAAAGGTACGTATATTTTTAAGATATTTGCAAAAAGTCAAAACCAAGAAAAATGCAAAGGAAGTGCCACAGCTGTAGAAAAAATGGTACTTTTGAAATAA
- the gldJ gene encoding gliding motility lipoprotein GldJ encodes MKKLKLFSLIALSSTLALTSCGGSGTSKGGGTKKFVSKTGWKPNEKQGWFFAGKQQKQKGWPGMVYVEGGTFTMGLVKDDVMHDWNNSPRRMQVSSFFIGETEITNYEYREYLTWLKYVFPPSDPSFKEIYNGALPDTLLWDNKLSRNDFNETYFRSPEFDYYPVVGVSWTQANRYCEWLSDRANEKALMQAGVIAKDLYINESNNQGGTAFNMDKFKSNDPEIQGYINEKRMQQKIGIKSTNQRLLAANRAPNAAMVTKFRLPTEVEWEYAALGMAKNREYNQYKGKKPEIELLRGTKGRDRGMYLENFKMGTGDYSGIAGWKNDGAARTADVRQYPSNDLGIYGMYGNVSEWTADVYRPIIDENFSDFNYYRGNMPQAVVKNGDGTYKMVDESNIKYDTLADGRLVYKNLPGQFERETIADYRDYRDGDRQSSLDYRTASDSAAGFDMYNSPKTRFIVNANGKVVLQKDTKDRTSAMNNDVRVVKGGSWQDTAYWLDPGQRRYKGQGKAYAWIGFRVAQDARANEKARTRR; translated from the coding sequence ATGAAAAAACTAAAGTTGTTTTCATTAATAGCATTGAGTTCTACACTTGCATTAACCAGTTGTGGTGGGTCAGGTACCAGTAAAGGCGGTGGTACTAAAAAATTTGTCAGCAAGACAGGTTGGAAGCCAAACGAAAAACAGGGTTGGTTTTTTGCAGGAAAGCAACAGAAGCAAAAAGGTTGGCCAGGAATGGTATATGTAGAAGGTGGAACTTTTACAATGGGATTAGTGAAAGATGATGTTATGCACGATTGGAATAACTCACCTCGCAGAATGCAGGTAAGTTCATTCTTTATCGGAGAAACAGAAATTACTAACTATGAATACCGCGAATACCTTACATGGTTGAAGTATGTATTCCCTCCAAGTGATCCAAGCTTTAAGGAAATCTATAACGGTGCTTTACCGGATACCTTATTGTGGGATAACAAACTATCCAGAAACGATTTCAACGAAACGTATTTCCGTTCTCCTGAATTCGATTACTATCCGGTAGTGGGTGTATCTTGGACGCAGGCTAACAGATACTGCGAGTGGTTGTCAGATAGAGCCAACGAAAAAGCTTTAATGCAAGCAGGAGTAATTGCTAAAGATTTATACATCAATGAATCTAATAACCAAGGAGGAACTGCATTTAACATGGATAAATTCAAGTCGAATGATCCGGAAATTCAGGGATATATTAACGAAAAAAGAATGCAGCAAAAAATTGGTATAAAAAGTACCAACCAAAGATTGCTTGCTGCAAACAGAGCTCCAAACGCTGCTATGGTTACAAAATTCAGACTTCCAACAGAAGTTGAATGGGAATACGCAGCTCTTGGGATGGCTAAAAATAGAGAATACAATCAATATAAAGGTAAAAAACCTGAAATTGAATTGCTAAGAGGTACTAAAGGAAGAGATAGAGGTATGTATCTTGAAAACTTCAAAATGGGTACTGGTGATTATTCAGGTATCGCAGGATGGAAAAATGACGGTGCCGCAAGAACTGCAGATGTTAGACAATATCCATCAAACGACCTAGGTATCTATGGTATGTACGGTAACGTTTCAGAGTGGACTGCCGATGTTTACAGACCAATTATCGATGAAAATTTCAGTGATTTCAACTACTACAGAGGAAACATGCCTCAAGCTGTTGTGAAAAACGGTGACGGTACTTATAAAATGGTTGACGAGAGCAATATTAAGTATGATACTTTAGCTGACGGTAGATTAGTTTACAAAAACTTACCAGGCCAGTTTGAAAGAGAAACTATTGCTGATTACAGAGACTATAGAGATGGTGATAGACAATCATCTTTAGATTATAGAACTGCAAGTGATTCTGCTGCTGGTTTCGACATGTACAATTCTCCTAAAACAAGGTTTATTGTAAATGCTAACGGCAAAGTTGTATTACAAAAAGATACTAAGGACAGAACTTCTGCTATGAACAACGATGTTAGAGTAGTAAAAGGAGGTTCTTGGCAAGATACAGCTTATTGGTTAGACCCAGGTCAAAGAAGATATAAAGGCCAAGGTAAAGCTTACGCATGGATAGGATTCCGTGTTGCACAGGATGCTAGAGCTAATGAAAAGGCTAGAACTAGAAGATAA
- a CDS encoding UDP-N-acetylmuramoyl-tripeptide--D-alanyl-D-alanine ligase, with the protein MNIEQFYSLFLQSNRVTIDSRKIGKDDIFFAFSGDNFNAATFAEKAINEGALAVIVEQKDFENVDKNIFYVPSTLEFLQELAIHHRNQLQIPIIGLTGSNGKTTTKEIIHAVLFEKYSVQYTYGNLNNHIGVPLTILSIKPEHEMAVIEMGANHQKEIELLCTISQPNFGYITNFGKAHLEGFGGFEGVIKGKSELYDYLKNHHQTILVNENDPIQSEKTETYQPKITFGKESSDYNFESFSEEHFVGLLYQDNKALSKLTGDYNFTNLCAAASLGLHFGIDFEKIKQAIQNYTPTNMRSQIVKKEDKTLVLDTYNANPSSMMASLYNFITFEGSKTIIIGDMLELGEESEKEHQNILKLAQDLGFNEIITVGGHFKNINSSASAFLNTAELIEYLKLNTIQSENILLKASRGISLEKAIDFI; encoded by the coding sequence ATGAATATAGAACAGTTTTACTCTTTATTTTTACAATCTAACAGAGTGACCATAGACAGCAGAAAAATAGGAAAAGATGATATTTTCTTTGCCTTTTCTGGCGATAATTTTAATGCTGCTACCTTTGCTGAAAAAGCGATAAATGAAGGGGCTTTGGCTGTGATAGTAGAGCAGAAAGACTTTGAAAATGTAGACAAAAATATTTTCTATGTTCCTTCTACATTGGAGTTTTTACAAGAACTGGCGATTCATCACAGAAATCAATTGCAGATTCCTATTATCGGACTTACAGGAAGCAACGGGAAAACGACGACCAAGGAAATTATTCATGCTGTTCTGTTTGAAAAATATAGTGTACAGTATACTTATGGAAACCTTAATAATCATATTGGTGTTCCATTGACGATACTTTCTATCAAACCTGAACATGAAATGGCTGTTATAGAAATGGGGGCCAATCACCAAAAGGAAATTGAATTACTTTGTACAATTTCTCAACCTAATTTTGGATATATTACCAATTTTGGAAAGGCACATCTAGAAGGTTTTGGTGGATTCGAAGGAGTCATAAAAGGTAAATCTGAACTATATGATTATTTGAAAAATCATCATCAGACTATTTTAGTCAACGAAAATGATCCAATTCAATCAGAAAAAACAGAGACTTATCAGCCAAAAATTACTTTTGGAAAAGAAAGCTCAGACTATAACTTTGAATCTTTCTCTGAAGAACATTTTGTAGGATTATTATATCAAGATAATAAAGCATTATCAAAACTTACAGGAGACTACAATTTTACAAATCTTTGCGCTGCTGCAAGTTTAGGGCTTCATTTTGGAATTGATTTTGAAAAAATTAAACAAGCCATTCAAAATTACACGCCAACGAATATGCGTTCTCAAATCGTTAAAAAAGAAGATAAAACATTAGTTCTTGATACGTATAATGCGAATCCAAGCTCTATGATGGCTTCTTTGTATAATTTCATTACTTTTGAAGGTTCAAAAACAATCATTATAGGTGATATGCTGGAACTAGGAGAGGAGAGCGAAAAGGAACATCAAAACATCCTGAAACTAGCTCAGGATCTCGGTTTTAATGAAATAATAACTGTCGGTGGACATTTTAAAAATATAAATTCTTCAGCATCAGCTTTTCTTAATACAGCGGAATTAATAGAATATTTAAAACTGAATACCATTCAATCAGAAAATATTCTATTAAAAGCTTCAAGAGGAATTTCTCTGGAAAAAGCGATAGACTTTATTTAG
- a CDS encoding NUDIX hydrolase, which produces MYKVFVNEKKLLLSKQSEELEKKISYESFTTLEIALDLLENTSVKEINVFGENIDEIWAEFQKLFRIIEAAGGLVNNEKGDMLFIKRLGKWDLPKGKMEKGESREESAVREIEEETGLSNVELVDFINTTYHIYIERNGDKVLKCTHWFDMNFFGEDTSKPQIEEGITEVAWKNTTQIENEVFPSTFKNIELIVKEFWNTKTK; this is translated from the coding sequence ATGTATAAAGTTTTTGTGAACGAAAAAAAATTATTGCTGTCTAAGCAATCCGAAGAGCTCGAAAAAAAGATCAGCTACGAAAGTTTCACAACTTTGGAGATCGCTTTGGATCTTTTGGAGAATACATCTGTAAAAGAAATAAATGTATTCGGTGAAAATATTGATGAGATCTGGGCTGAGTTTCAAAAACTTTTTAGAATAATTGAAGCTGCGGGTGGATTGGTAAATAACGAAAAAGGCGATATGCTTTTCATCAAAAGACTCGGAAAATGGGATCTTCCGAAAGGTAAAATGGAAAAAGGCGAATCCAGAGAAGAGTCTGCTGTAAGAGAAATTGAGGAAGAGACAGGCCTGAGTAATGTAGAACTGGTAGATTTCATCAACACAACTTACCATATTTACATTGAAAGAAACGGTGATAAAGTCCTGAAATGCACGCATTGGTTTGACATGAACTTCTTTGGAGAAGACACCTCAAAACCTCAGATCGAAGAAGGTATTACCGAAGTTGCCTGGAAAAACACCACTCAAATAGAAAATGAGGTTTTCCCAAGCACTTTTAAAAATATTGAACTGATTGTAAAAGAATTCTGGAACACGAAGACTAAATAA